The DNA segment GCGTGCACTCTCCTCGTCGAGGTCGGCGACCGCGACCAGTTCCGTCCGGGGGTTGCGACGCACCGACGGGAGGTGGTTGTTCTCCGACACGATGCCGGCGCCGACGACGGCGGTCCGAAGGGTCATGGCGACGGAACCACGACGGAGACGGTCTAATCGGTTGTGGCCTCCGTCGGCGGAGGGCGGTCGGGTCACCGAAACGTATTCGGCGCGCGGGTCGGTTCGTCCGGCTATGCCAGCGCCCTCCCGCTCGCCGTCCCTCTCGCGCCGGAAACTGCTCGCGCTCGGCGGCGGCGCGACCGTCGCCGCGCTCGCGGGTACCGCCCTTCCGTTCGTCGACAACCCCATCGACATGACGATCTTGAACCGCCACGCGGAACCGCTCGGCGTCACCGTCGAGGCGATTCGGCTGAAGGGCGAGTCCGAGTACAGCGAGGCGGTCGAACTCTCGGAGTACTACGAGCTTCCGGCCCAGAGCGACGACGGGCCGGGGACGGTCCACGAGGAGAACGTCCTCCCGAGCGCGGCCTACGTCGTCCGCGTCGAACTCGAAGGCCGAGCGGCCGGCGGCGACCGGTCGTTCGTCTTCCACTTCTTCCCGGACTGCACCGGCGGAACCGACGAGGACGGAGACGAGCGACCCGAGGACGAGTTCTACCTCGACGTCCAGTCCGGCGCCGAGGACGTGCTGTTCCAGCACAACAGTTGCAGCGACGATAGCTGGAGGTTGTAGCCCGGAGAATCAGGCCAGCGCCTCCGCGACGACCTCCCGAACCTCGGACTGGAACCGTTCACGGCCGAACCGCCGCTCTATCTCGGCGCTCTCGCTCCGGAGTTCGCGGGCGCGCTCGGAGTCCGACAGCACCCGGTCGACGGACTCGACCGCCTCCTCGACGGTGCTGTAGGTCAGTTCGTCGCTCCCGACGATCTCGCGCTGGCCGCCGTTGTCCGGGACGAACGGGACGGTGCCGCCCGCGACCAGTTCCGCGACCGCCATCCCGAAGTGCTCGTGGCGCTTGCCGTGGAGGCCGTACTTGTGCCGGCAGATGGTTTCGACGACCTCCTCGCGCGGGAGTTCGCCCTCGACGGAGACGTAGTCGCGCTCGGTGGCCGCCTGCTTCACCTTGCGGGTGTATTCATCGTCGTAGGCTGGGCCGACGAGGTGGAGGTGGACGTCGTGGCCCCGGTCGCGCACCCGGTCGATTATCTCGATGTCTTCGAGGACGTTCTTGTAGCCGGCGATGCGCCCGACTGTGACGAAGCCGTCCTCGCGTTCCTCGAACGGGCGCTCGCGCTCGCCGAATCCGCGGGTGTCGACCGGCGGGTGGACGACCCGCGGCCGGGCGTCGTAGGCGTCCTGGACCACGTCGGCCATCCACTCGGAGTTCGAG comes from the Halorussus vallis genome and includes:
- a CDS encoding glycosyltransferase family 4 protein — protein: MARIAVAHTDLMAKGGGEGVCMNVLEALQEDHEVTLLTLTPPDLTELNDYFRTDVRDVAVDRPPLVDDFLAWLDNPRYNLRNALLNRYVSARRDDFDLAFGTDNELSVAGPLVQYVHTPRFARLVVSKRVGEDSFADHAYDRLCWRLGEFDPEEIRGSALLSNSEWMADVVQDAYDARPRVVHPPVDTRGFGERERPFEEREDGFVTVGRIAGYKNVLEDIEIIDRVRDRGHDVHLHLVGPAYDDEYTRKVKQAATERDYVSVEGELPREEVVETICRHKYGLHGKRHEHFGMAVAELVAGGTVPFVPDNGGQREIVGSDELTYSTVEEAVESVDRVLSDSERARELRSESAEIERRFGRERFQSEVREVVAEALA